GGAGATCACCCTGGTGGCGGTGTCCAAGACTGTGCCACCGGAGGGGATTCAGGCAGCTCTGGCTGCCGGGGTGACTGACCTGGGGGAAAACCGGGTACAGGAACTGCTGGCCAAGCAGCCGGAATTGCCTCCTGGACTGCGCTGGCATTTGATTGGCACGCTCCAAACCAATAAAGTAAAATATATTATCGACCGCATTCATCTGTTGCACTCTCTGGACCGCTGGGAACTGGCCCGGGAGATCAGCAAGCGGGCTAGTGCTCGGGGGCTGGTCCTAAAAGCCCTGATTCAGGTGAATGTATCGGGAGAAGAAACCAAACATGGCCTGGCTCCTGGCGATGTCCCGGTTTTTTACCGGGAAGTCCAGGAACTGCCGGGTTTACAGATTGAAGGGCTGATGACTATGGCGCCTTTTGTGGCTGACGCTGAACAGGCCCGCCCTTATTTTCGTCAGTTGCGGGAATTGGCCCGGGAGCTG
This genomic stretch from Carboxydocella sporoproducens DSM 16521 harbors:
- a CDS encoding YggS family pyridoxal phosphate-dependent enzyme encodes the protein MADSWAEIAVNLARVREEIRTAALRAGRRPEEITLVAVSKTVPPEGIQAALAAGVTDLGENRVQELLAKQPELPPGLRWHLIGTLQTNKVKYIIDRIHLLHSLDRWELAREISKRASARGLVLKALIQVNVSGEETKHGLAPGDVPVFYREVQELPGLQIEGLMTMAPFVADAEQARPYFRQLRELARELGLKHLSMGMSNDYQVAIEEGATLVRIGSDIFGARR